ATTTATGTCCACGTACGCAGCTACCGTGAATGCTGCTCCAGCCTACATTGTCAACGACATCTATAAGCGCTACATCAACCCCAATGCTAGCGAGAAGACCTACGTATGGATGAGCTACCTCACGTCGTTCGTTGTGGTGGTCATCGGTACCGCCGTAGGCTTGTTTGTCTACTCGCTCAACGACATCATCCAATGGATTGTAGCTGCGCTCTACGGAGGCTATACAGCCTCGAATCTGCTCAAATGGCACTGGTGGCGCTTTAATAGCTACGGCTACTTTTGGGGCATGGTGGCCGGTATGATAGCTGCACTGATTGTGCCTGCGCTGATGCCCTCTGTGGCTACGATCTACACGTTCCCAATCATCCTGGGGACTTCGCTCATTGGTTGCATTGCCGGAAGCCTGTTTACCGAGCCCGACGACGAGGAGGTGCTCAAGAACTTTTACCTTAGGGTGCGCCCCTGGGGCTTTTGGAAGCCGATTCATGATAAGCTAGCGGCAGAATTCCCTGCATTGGAAGCTAACCGCAACTTCCGGCGCGACCTGCTCAACGTCGCCGTAGGTATTGTCTGGCAAACAGCGCTGACGGCAGCAGGCATCTACCTGGTGCTCGAACGCACCACCGAGTTGCTCGTCTGCGCCGGTCTGATCGTCGCCTGCTCCCTCTTTTTAAAGTACAACTGGTACGATCGCATGGAAGACTGGCCGCGCGACCTTGCTTATTACCCCCAGGTGGCTACTTCCGAGCGCATTGCTTCGTAAAAAAACACCATCAACACAGCAAAATGGAAGTCCAACCGGTACGGCTGACAACCCACTTTGAACTGCGCCTGCGACGGTTACAGGCGGCTTACGAAGCGCTAATTACACGGCCCAACGAGCCTTTACCCGAAGACAACGGGATTGTAACCCGTTACCGCTACCCCGTGCTTACGGCTGCCCATACGCCACTTTTCTGGCGCTATGACTTCAATCCGGAGACAAACCCATACTTGATGGAGCGTATGGGAATTAACGCAGTGTTCAATCCAGGAGCGATCAAATTGGGCAGTCGCTACCTGCTGGTGGCTCGGGTGGAAGGTGTAGACCGCAAGTCCTTCTTCGCTGTGGCCGAAAGCCCTAATGGCATCGACAACTTTCGCTTCTGGGATGAGCCGATCGCGCTTCCCGAAACGGAAAATCCTGACGTGAACGTCTACGACATGCGGCTGACAGCGCATGAAGACGGCTGGATCTATGGGGTTTTTTGCACGGAACGCAAAGACCCCTCGGCGCCTCCAACAAATACCACAGCGGCCGTAGCACAATGCGGCATTGCCCGAACCAAAGACTTAAAAACTTGGGAACGGTTACCTGATTTAAAGACCCCCTCGCCGCAGCAGCGCAACTGCGTGCTTCATCCGGAATTTGTCCAAGGCAAGTATGCTTTCTATACACGGCCGCAAGATGATTTTATCGAGGCAGGCTCGGGAGGAGGTATCGGCTGGGGACTTTGTGAGGACAT
This Rhodothermus bifroesti DNA region includes the following protein-coding sequences:
- a CDS encoding glycoside hydrolase family 130 protein, with the translated sequence MEVQPVRLTTHFELRLRRLQAAYEALITRPNEPLPEDNGIVTRYRYPVLTAAHTPLFWRYDFNPETNPYLMERMGINAVFNPGAIKLGSRYLLVARVEGVDRKSFFAVAESPNGIDNFRFWDEPIALPETENPDVNVYDMRLTAHEDGWIYGVFCTERKDPSAPPTNTTAAVAQCGIARTKDLKTWERLPDLKTPSPQQRNCVLHPEFVQGKYAFYTRPQDDFIEAGSGGGIGWGLCEDITHPVIHEERIIDPRRYHTIKEAKNGLGPPPIKTPYGWLHLAHGVRHTAAGLRYVLYLFMTALDEPWRVIYAPGGYFMAPEGEERVGDVSNVLFCNGWILDDDGRVLIYYASSDTRCHVATSTLDRLLDYVMHTPPDGERSAACLQQRLNLIRRNLQWMSQK